The region GCCGGACGCCTGAACAGGCGGTGTAATCGTCTGGGCCAGCTTGTGATTAATATTGCTCATGTTCTCTCCTTAGATACGGCTCTGGCGCTGCGCGCTCCAGGCTTCAGCCGTCAATAATTCTTCGTCATATTCCAGAATGCCCTGACGATTGGAAAACAGGGCATTGTCCTGGCGCGCCCGGTGTAAACGGGTGCGGGAAAAAGTGGCGCCGCGTAAATCGGCAAGACGCAGATCGGCACCGGAAAAGTCGCTGTAGGTCAGGTCACTCTGGATAAACCGGGCACCCGCCGCACTCGCCTGCTGGAAAATGCACTGGAATAACCGGCTGTGGCTGAAGTCTGTCTGTTGCAGCAACGCCCCCACAAAGATCGCCTGATCAAACACGCTGTTCTGGCACTGCGCCTCGCTCAGATCGGCTTCCATAAACAGCGCCTGGCTGGCGTTAACGCGCTGAAGCTGAGCACCTTTAAGCGTTGCGCCTTTGAAATTGCACTGCGGCAGTTGCGCGCCTTCAAACCGCGCGCCTTCCAGTTGGCAGTCCGTAAATTGGCAACCGACAAACTGCTGCTGCGAATAGTTTTTGCCGCGCTGGTCGCAGTCAAAAAACACGGTTCGCTCAAACGTGCCGTGCTCCAGCGACGTGGTACGCAAATCGATGCCATAAAACGTGGCCATCAAACTCTGGCAGCCGCTAAGTACGACGTTTTCCAGTGGCGATTCAAAAAAGACGCTACGGTCGAGTTGCACCTGCATGAAGTGACTGTCGTTAAGCGTACAGTTCATAAACTGCGTGCTTAACAACGCGCTATGTGAAAAATCGCTGCCACTGAGTGCGCACTGGTTGAACACACACTCTTTAAGCGTCGTTTCACGCACGT is a window of Cronobacter muytjensii ATCC 51329 DNA encoding:
- a CDS encoding pentapeptide repeat-containing protein translates to MTTLSAAELQQKIKNGEAISELALDGLDLQGCDLSGGIFQDVSFTGANLRDAKLHETLFTECTLDQATLSGAHLEQTVFNQCELNNIHVRETTLKECVFNQCALSGSDFSHSALLSTQFMNCTLNDSHFMQVQLDRSVFFESPLENVVLSGCQSLMATFYGIDLRTTSLEHGTFERTVFFDCDQRGKNYSQQQFVGCQFTDCQLEGARFEGAQLPQCNFKGATLKGAQLQRVNASQALFMEADLSEAQCQNSVFDQAIFVGALLQQTDFSHSRLFQCIFQQASAAGARFIQSDLTYSDFSGADLRLADLRGATFSRTRLHRARQDNALFSNRQGILEYDEELLTAEAWSAQRQSRI